The proteins below come from a single Candidatus Delongbacteria bacterium genomic window:
- a CDS encoding helix-turn-helix transcriptional regulator: MNIGLAIKSVRVRSSFSQEELANATGVSTSYISLVERNKRDPSLGFLKRIADALEVPLPILFLLAEQNEAGESRSAGRSVVIEELLRLAFYSR; the protein is encoded by the coding sequence ATGAACATCGGGCTTGCAATAAAAAGTGTCAGAGTACGCAGTTCGTTTAGCCAGGAAGAATTGGCAAATGCAACCGGAGTAAGCACATCGTACATCTCTCTTGTGGAGCGGAACAAACGTGATCCAAGTCTGGGATTTTTAAAGCGTATAGCAGATGCGTTAGAAGTCCCATTACCAATTTTATTTTTGCTAGCAGAACAAAATGAAGCAGGTGAATCACGCTCTGCAGGTCGCTCCGTGGTTATCGAAGAGTTACTGCGACTTGCATTTTATAGTAGATAG
- a CDS encoding co-chaperone GroES, protein MTRSLQRLRVVGDRVLIDPDTGGARTGAGLYLPPSVTAGQTVKGGRVVAVGPGTPLPDPESSSGEAWRETTPRARYLPMEVEVGDYVLFLQKSAIEIRYADSEYLLVPLGGILLIERDENGDDPDLSELLEG, encoded by the coding sequence ATGACACGATCCTTGCAAAGACTGCGCGTGGTGGGCGACCGGGTTCTCATCGATCCGGATACCGGAGGTGCGCGCACGGGAGCCGGGCTGTATCTGCCACCCAGTGTGACAGCCGGTCAGACCGTCAAGGGCGGGCGGGTCGTGGCCGTCGGCCCCGGTACTCCCCTGCCCGACCCGGAGTCCTCCAGCGGTGAAGCCTGGCGTGAGACGACACCGCGAGCGCGCTACCTGCCGATGGAAGTGGAAGTGGGCGACTACGTGCTCTTCCTGCAGAAGAGTGCGATCGAGATCCGCTACGCCGACAGCGAGTACCTGCTGGTGCCACTGGGCGGCATCCTGCTGATCGAACGGGACGAGAACGGCGACGACCCCGACCTGAGCGAGTTGCTCGAAGGGTGA
- a CDS encoding ABC transporter permease: MLDRILLLAHKDLRLLWRDRGALFSVLLFPLLFSVFFGLMFSGGGSGGGAKISLAVADEDSSAASQAFVTGLEGNPGLAVRRASLDDARALVRRGKVAAWLRLPQGFGDDSQNLFMGQPPSAELGLDPSRKAEGGLLQGLLQQQAAQRFNTLFSFNENTTSLLKRQRELLRDPAGQVPGWLAGLDRFYQSLDSLSAVVEATGNHAQADSAARANTGDGFVPLKITTHEESVIRKGPASSFAVSFPQGVVWALIACAASFGVAMVGERRNGLTARLEHAPLGAFELLASRALAALLSMLLISVLLFAVAALVFGLRPASWGLLVLAVFQSSLCFVGLSLCFSLLGKSEQAASGIGWGIMSLLAMLGGGMIPLIFMPGWMQTLSRISPVRWVVVSLEGAIWRGFSLAEMLVPGAVLLAIGAASFGLGVALARRRA; this comes from the coding sequence ATGCTCGACCGCATCCTGTTGCTGGCACACAAAGACCTGCGCCTGCTCTGGCGCGATCGCGGCGCGCTGTTCAGCGTGCTGCTCTTTCCGTTGCTGTTCTCGGTGTTCTTCGGTCTGATGTTCTCGGGCGGGGGCAGCGGCGGCGGCGCGAAGATCAGTCTGGCGGTGGCCGACGAAGATTCCAGCGCCGCCAGCCAGGCCTTCGTGACGGGCCTGGAAGGCAACCCGGGGCTCGCCGTGCGGCGTGCGTCGCTCGACGACGCCCGTGCTCTGGTGCGCCGGGGCAAGGTGGCCGCCTGGTTGCGCCTGCCGCAGGGCTTTGGCGACGACAGCCAGAACCTCTTCATGGGCCAGCCACCCAGCGCCGAACTGGGGCTGGACCCCAGCCGCAAGGCCGAAGGCGGTTTGCTGCAGGGCCTGCTTCAGCAGCAGGCGGCCCAGCGCTTCAACACCCTCTTCAGTTTCAACGAGAACACCACCTCCCTGCTGAAGCGCCAGCGTGAACTGCTGCGTGATCCGGCGGGTCAGGTGCCCGGTTGGCTCGCGGGCCTGGACCGATTCTATCAGAGTCTGGACAGCCTTTCCGCCGTGGTCGAGGCCACGGGAAATCACGCGCAGGCCGACAGCGCGGCCCGGGCCAACACGGGCGACGGATTCGTGCCGCTGAAGATCACGACACACGAGGAAAGTGTGATTCGCAAGGGCCCTGCCAGTTCCTTTGCCGTCTCGTTCCCCCAGGGCGTGGTCTGGGCCCTGATCGCCTGTGCCGCCAGTTTCGGGGTGGCCATGGTGGGCGAGCGGCGCAACGGTCTGACCGCACGCCTGGAACACGCCCCGCTGGGCGCCTTCGAGCTGCTGGCCTCGCGCGCGCTGGCCGCCCTGCTGAGCATGCTGCTGATCAGTGTCCTCTTGTTCGCGGTGGCCGCCCTGGTCTTTGGCCTGCGGCCCGCTTCCTGGGGCCTGCTGGTACTGGCCGTGTTCCAGAGTTCGCTCTGTTTCGTGGGGCTCAGCCTCTGCTTCTCGCTGCTGGGCAAGAGCGAGCAGGCCGCCAGCGGCATCGGCTGGGGCATCATGTCCCTGCTGGCCATGCTGGGCGGAGGCATGATTCCGCTGATCTTCATGCCCGGCTGGATGCAGACCCTCAGCCGGATCAGCCCCGTGCGCTGGGTGGTGGTGTCTCTGGAAGGCGCGATCTGGCGGGGCTTCAGCCTGGCCGAAATGCTGGTGCCCGGTGCCGTGCTGCTGGCCATCGGGGCCGCCAGTTTCGGCCTGGGCGTGGCATTGGCCCGCCGCCGCGCTTGA
- a CDS encoding hemerythrin family protein, which yields MEWRDEFCTGIEAIDEQHQRLFALVDELKLALQSEDCSSIYQFGLNLLSSYALEHFGLEETCMHVHKCPAAQNNQLAHAQFVQYVTRFQQDFENDGFSLPVATELVKSLEDWLVNHICRIDVQLRVCPTVLKDLPRASL from the coding sequence ATGGAATGGCGCGACGAATTCTGTACGGGCATCGAAGCCATCGACGAACAGCACCAGCGACTCTTTGCTCTGGTGGATGAACTCAAGCTGGCCTTGCAAAGCGAAGACTGTTCCTCGATCTATCAGTTCGGGCTCAACCTGCTGTCCAGTTATGCCCTCGAGCATTTCGGGCTGGAAGAGACCTGCATGCACGTGCACAAGTGTCCGGCCGCGCAGAACAACCAGCTGGCCCACGCCCAGTTCGTGCAGTACGTGACCCGCTTCCAGCAGGACTTCGAAAACGACGGTTTCAGTCTCCCGGTGGCCACCGAGCTGGTCAAGTCACTTGAAGACTGGCTCGTGAATCACATCTGCAGGATCGATGTCCAGCTGCGGGTCTGCCCCACCGTGCTCAAGGATCTGCCCCGGGCCTCGCTCTGA
- a CDS encoding ABC transporter ATP-binding protein — translation MQTPQLEADTLVRSFGQVRAVAGLSLKVHAGEIVGLLGPNGAGKTTFVRLCSGQLTPDSGQVRIAAEGGPLDPCLPRARAAMGVAPQGGSVFEGLSVHENLELFAGLHGLRGAERRRGCNDALDFAQLADLKDRPAGQLSGGQRQRLNLALAMVHGPGLLFLDEPTVGVDTQSRAAILEGVKHLRERGAAILYTTHYLQEAEALCDRIGIMDHGRLLALDSLETLLANHGGPHRILLPGREPILSQEPWRDLQELAAHGHPGRVRVESPDLEQVFLDLTGRALRD, via the coding sequence ATGCAGACTCCACAACTGGAAGCGGACACGCTGGTGCGGTCCTTCGGGCAGGTCCGGGCCGTCGCTGGCCTGAGCCTGAAGGTGCACGCCGGAGAAATCGTCGGCCTGCTGGGCCCCAATGGCGCGGGCAAGACCACTTTCGTGCGCCTTTGCTCGGGCCAGCTCACACCGGACTCGGGCCAGGTGCGCATCGCGGCTGAAGGTGGCCCGCTCGATCCCTGCCTGCCACGTGCCCGCGCCGCCATGGGCGTGGCGCCCCAGGGCGGCTCGGTGTTCGAAGGCCTGAGCGTGCACGAGAACCTGGAGCTTTTCGCCGGCCTGCACGGTCTGCGCGGGGCCGAACGACGCCGCGGGTGCAATGACGCGTTGGACTTTGCCCAGCTGGCAGATCTGAAGGACCGCCCCGCGGGCCAGCTGTCGGGCGGCCAGCGCCAACGCCTGAACCTGGCTCTGGCGATGGTGCACGGCCCGGGCCTGCTCTTTCTGGACGAGCCCACGGTGGGCGTGGACACCCAGAGTCGCGCCGCGATCCTCGAGGGCGTCAAGCATTTGCGCGAACGCGGGGCGGCCATCCTCTACACCACCCATTACCTGCAGGAAGCGGAAGCGCTCTGCGACCGCATCGGGATCATGGATCACGGGCGCCTGCTGGCCCTGGACAGTCTGGAGACCCTGCTGGCCAACCACGGCGGTCCGCACCGGATTCTGCTGCCGGGGCGCGAGCCCATTCTCAGCCAGGAGCCCTGGCGCGACCTGCAGGAACTGGCCGCCCACGGCCACCCGGGCCGGGTGCGCGTGGAAAGCCCCGACCTGGAACAGGTCTTTCTGGACCTCACCGGCCGCGCCCTGCGCGACTGA
- a CDS encoding T9SS type A sorting domain-containing protein, whose translation MKRLLLASLLVTAAGAFAAGHLGTSHKGPSERLDNASRDGERTDSLFFFEDFENGLNGWTSIDITAVQPAWHIDATGGFDGNSWWSGDATIGGYDNHWLHYLETPTIDLTGTTAPTMSFQINHWVEAPGGEPAGYNAWDGGNVWVSVDGGDWTVLDGFTGYPYNATSLYSFGLEFGMGTGIAGWVGNSSGWHAAAKDLSSYTGSTVQFRFAFCSDPGASTVDGGNVDWFGFRVDDILIMDGNTTLLSNNADDAPVPSEFTLVNGEEASGDWWELTTDYSHSPTTAARCSVFPNLRDGLTTPWITLPENWEYWFQWWLISDLRDFAGSGGTNLEDYYRVEVQVQGSIEWTYLLHDYSDVGRPGFNVDENNLAWDQYDPLLDPFNDGTASLTPYAGETIRLRFVVITDDNDDGGTGAGLIIDDFQIWGSNVLANDLGVTGVWGSWPRTQGVPMDVGVDLRNYGSNAAQQVLTWVDVNGNHVGFINPRLDVAPLSSASGQIQFTPSMSGDISVRSYAVFGDDQNAVNDTSYADWTLGTSPDLTFGYYYHGDEIATIFFVEPGEGPFCYFDLAENFGAGDISLDTITAVLGDNNTPHNGHSVVIHIYADNGGTPGAELHNQTINLTNVQTGAVLYEWALSTPVTVSGACWIWLEMPDGFPDAIGHDLVWNGGHYGISDGTSWDLDWSTPAGQDASLYLFASGSSTGTDVVVGPSRPASFELSEAYPNPFNPSTRIDFRGPAGQETSLKVFNLMGEEVATLFSGTTDGASQSVSFDASSLSSGVYFTRLVSGQHEATRKLLLVK comes from the coding sequence ATGAAACGACTGCTTCTTGCCTCTTTGCTGGTCACCGCCGCTGGCGCATTCGCCGCGGGCCATCTTGGTACCAGCCACAAAGGGCCGTCCGAACGTCTTGACAATGCGTCCCGCGATGGCGAGCGCACCGACTCCCTGTTCTTCTTCGAGGACTTCGAGAACGGATTGAACGGCTGGACTTCCATTGACATCACCGCCGTGCAGCCCGCCTGGCACATCGACGCAACAGGCGGGTTCGATGGCAACTCCTGGTGGAGCGGCGACGCCACCATCGGGGGCTATGACAATCATTGGCTGCATTATCTCGAAACCCCCACCATTGACCTGACGGGTACCACCGCCCCGACCATGAGCTTCCAGATCAACCACTGGGTGGAAGCACCCGGCGGCGAGCCTGCCGGCTACAACGCCTGGGACGGCGGCAACGTCTGGGTGTCCGTCGACGGTGGTGACTGGACCGTGCTCGACGGCTTCACTGGCTATCCCTACAACGCCACCAGCCTGTATTCCTTCGGGCTTGAGTTCGGCATGGGTACAGGAATCGCCGGCTGGGTCGGCAATTCCAGTGGCTGGCATGCCGCTGCCAAGGACCTCAGCAGCTACACGGGATCGACCGTCCAGTTCCGCTTCGCCTTCTGCAGCGATCCCGGTGCCAGCACCGTGGACGGGGGCAACGTCGACTGGTTCGGTTTCCGCGTGGATGACATCCTGATCATGGATGGCAACACCACCCTTTTGAGCAACAATGCCGACGACGCTCCGGTGCCTTCCGAATTCACTCTGGTGAATGGCGAAGAAGCCTCCGGCGACTGGTGGGAACTGACCACCGACTATTCCCACAGCCCCACCACGGCCGCCCGTTGCAGCGTGTTCCCCAACCTGCGTGACGGACTGACCACGCCCTGGATCACCCTTCCCGAAAACTGGGAGTACTGGTTCCAGTGGTGGCTGATTTCCGATCTGCGCGACTTCGCCGGTTCCGGCGGCACCAACCTTGAAGACTATTACCGCGTCGAGGTGCAGGTGCAGGGCAGCATCGAATGGACCTACCTGCTGCACGACTACTCCGATGTGGGTCGTCCGGGCTTCAATGTCGACGAGAACAACCTGGCCTGGGATCAGTACGACCCCCTGCTGGATCCCTTCAACGACGGCACCGCCAGCCTGACCCCCTACGCCGGTGAGACAATTCGCCTGCGCTTCGTGGTGATCACGGACGACAACGACGACGGCGGCACGGGTGCTGGCCTGATCATCGACGACTTCCAGATCTGGGGCAGCAACGTGCTGGCCAACGATCTGGGTGTGACCGGCGTGTGGGGCTCCTGGCCGCGCACCCAGGGCGTGCCGATGGATGTGGGCGTCGACCTGCGCAACTACGGCAGCAACGCCGCTCAGCAGGTGCTGACCTGGGTGGATGTCAATGGCAACCACGTGGGCTTCATCAATCCCCGTCTGGACGTGGCACCCCTGAGTTCCGCCAGCGGCCAGATCCAGTTCACCCCGTCGATGTCCGGCGACATCAGCGTGCGCAGCTACGCCGTCTTCGGCGACGATCAGAACGCCGTCAACGACACCAGCTACGCCGACTGGACCCTGGGCACCAGCCCCGACCTGACCTTCGGTTACTACTACCATGGTGACGAGATCGCCACGATCTTCTTCGTGGAGCCCGGCGAAGGCCCCTTCTGCTACTTCGACCTGGCCGAGAACTTCGGCGCCGGCGACATTTCGCTGGACACCATCACCGCCGTGCTGGGTGACAACAATACCCCGCACAACGGACACAGCGTGGTGATTCACATCTACGCCGACAATGGTGGTACGCCGGGTGCCGAGCTGCACAACCAGACCATCAACCTGACCAATGTCCAGACCGGTGCCGTGCTCTACGAGTGGGCCCTGAGCACTCCCGTGACCGTGTCCGGTGCCTGCTGGATCTGGCTCGAGATGCCCGACGGTTTCCCCGATGCCATCGGACACGATCTGGTCTGGAACGGTGGACACTACGGCATCAGCGATGGCACCAGCTGGGATCTGGACTGGTCGACCCCGGCCGGCCAGGACGCCAGCCTCTACCTGTTCGCCAGTGGCTCGTCCACCGGCACCGACGTGGTCGTGGGCCCCAGCCGCCCCGCCAGCTTCGAGCTGTCCGAAGCCTACCCCAACCCCTTCAACCCGAGCACCCGGATTGACTTCCGTGGCCCCGCCGGCCAGGAAACCAGTCTGAAGGTCTTCAACCTGATGGGCGAGGAAGTGGCCACCCTGTTCAGCGGCACCACCGACGGTGCCAGCCAGAGCGTGAGCTTTGACGCCAGTTCCCTGTCCAGCGGCGTGTACTTCACCCGCCTGGTCAGTGGCCAGCACGAAGCCACCCGCAAGCTGCTTCTGGTCAAGTAG
- a CDS encoding mechanosensitive ion channel, with translation MSLETLLSYRILQVDSLQITGYKVVLVILIVLLGRVTLFLIKKALLRRTEDSVWDRARRMSIYLLCRYIIWVVVILLVLQTLGIQLTLLLAGSAALLVGLGLGIQQIFNDIVSGIFLLVEGTIKLDDVLEVDGLVCKVKEISLRTSKVETRDDIILIIPNHKFINDNVINWSRQPSMHARFHVAVGVSYNSDPERVRQVLVDSMLAQSDILVEDPWQPTVRFTGFGDSALEFEMLFWSTQTFRIENIKSELRFDVFRRLKEAGIEIPFPQRDLHIKSMPSAEHGSSRAPSGI, from the coding sequence ATGAGTCTGGAAACCTTGCTGAGCTACCGGATCCTGCAGGTGGATTCGCTGCAGATCACCGGTTACAAGGTGGTGCTGGTGATTCTGATCGTGCTGCTGGGGCGCGTGACTCTGTTCCTGATCAAGAAGGCCCTGCTGCGGCGCACGGAGGATTCGGTCTGGGACCGTGCGCGCCGCATGTCGATCTACCTGCTCTGCCGCTACATCATCTGGGTGGTGGTGATCCTGCTGGTGCTGCAGACCCTGGGCATCCAGCTGACCCTGCTGCTGGCCGGTTCCGCCGCTCTGCTGGTGGGGTTGGGGCTGGGCATCCAGCAGATCTTCAACGACATCGTGTCCGGCATCTTCCTGCTGGTGGAAGGCACGATCAAGCTGGACGACGTGCTCGAGGTGGACGGGCTGGTCTGCAAGGTCAAGGAAATCAGCCTGCGCACCAGCAAGGTCGAGACGCGCGACGACATCATCCTGATCATTCCGAATCACAAGTTCATCAACGACAACGTGATCAACTGGAGCCGCCAGCCCAGCATGCACGCGCGGTTCCATGTGGCGGTGGGCGTGTCATACAATTCCGATCCCGAGCGTGTCCGTCAGGTGCTGGTGGACAGCATGCTGGCCCAGTCGGACATTCTGGTCGAGGACCCCTGGCAGCCGACGGTGCGCTTCACGGGTTTCGGCGATTCGGCGCTCGAGTTCGAGATGCTGTTCTGGAGCACCCAGACCTTCCGTATCGAGAACATCAAGAGCGAGCTGCGTTTTGACGTGTTCCGGCGGCTCAAGGAAGCCGGCATCGAGATCCCCTTCCCGCAGCGGGACCTGCACATCAAGTCGATGCCCTCCGCGGAACACGGCTCGTCACGGGCACCTTCCGGAATCTGA
- a CDS encoding DUF1801 domain-containing protein has translation MNPSQPTPIDAYIADAPEAVREILQQIRQTIRREAPAAEEVISYGMPAFRGNGMLVYFAAFKAHIGVYPPVSGDEELQRELAPFAGPKGNLKFSLDQPIPLELIARVVRQRLVLDQARRPSRRKAPPTT, from the coding sequence ATGAATCCTTCACAGCCAACACCCATCGACGCCTACATCGCCGACGCACCCGAGGCCGTCCGGGAGATCCTGCAGCAGATCCGCCAGACCATCCGCCGGGAGGCGCCCGCCGCCGAGGAAGTGATCAGCTATGGCATGCCCGCCTTCCGCGGCAACGGCATGCTGGTGTACTTCGCGGCCTTCAAGGCGCACATCGGCGTGTATCCGCCGGTGAGCGGGGATGAGGAGCTGCAGCGCGAGCTGGCGCCCTTCGCGGGGCCCAAGGGAAATCTGAAGTTTTCCCTGGACCAGCCGATTCCGCTGGAGCTGATCGCGCGCGTCGTGCGCCAACGGCTGGTGCTGGATCAGGCCCGCCGACCCTCGCGACGCAAGGCTCCACCCACGACCTGA
- a CDS encoding RNA-directed DNA polymerase gives MPYNVKSIKSLAKLLDVDVEELVRIEQNPEKYYEPFEKKRGEKSRSIDNPTGELAALQIRIKKFLLCDVDVFRPIATGGVKGHSTKTSALLHTNKDCVATVDVKSFFPCVTNNKVYKVFCNLGYSPPVSRMLTRITTYKGHLPQGSATSTIIANLALYNFDEYLYNQSLRLGCDCIRFVDDIIISGSYGKVTELVSLVFPALHRMRFSVHRAKKLKIMKSNKRQEVLGLTVNRAVGVTKSYVEEVRTQIACVEKCSVTSCVYLKLVGKIQYIGTTKPIIAGNLMRKLRNSLMRPEKECLASIEQ, from the coding sequence ATGCCATATAATGTAAAGTCCATCAAATCACTAGCAAAGTTGCTTGATGTTGATGTTGAAGAGTTAGTTCGAATCGAGCAAAATCCAGAAAAATATTATGAGCCATTTGAAAAGAAAAGGGGAGAAAAATCAAGGTCAATTGACAATCCAACAGGCGAACTTGCAGCATTACAGATTAGAATCAAAAAGTTTTTGCTATGCGATGTGGATGTGTTCAGGCCTATTGCCACTGGAGGAGTTAAGGGGCATTCAACCAAAACCTCAGCGCTTTTGCATACTAACAAAGATTGCGTCGCGACTGTAGATGTAAAATCTTTCTTTCCTTGTGTAACAAATAATAAAGTCTATAAGGTTTTTTGCAATCTGGGTTACTCGCCGCCTGTGTCTCGAATGCTTACAAGAATTACCACTTATAAAGGCCATCTTCCACAAGGAAGTGCAACAAGTACGATTATTGCAAACTTGGCGCTATATAATTTTGATGAATATTTGTATAACCAATCTTTAAGGCTAGGGTGTGATTGCATTCGATTTGTTGATGACATCATCATCTCCGGTAGCTATGGCAAAGTCACGGAACTTGTAAGTTTGGTTTTCCCTGCTCTCCATAGAATGAGATTTTCCGTGCATAGAGCCAAAAAACTCAAAATCATGAAAAGCAATAAAAGACAGGAAGTTCTTGGATTAACCGTAAATAGAGCAGTCGGCGTCACAAAAAGTTATGTTGAAGAAGTCAGAACACAAATTGCATGTGTAGAAAAGTGTTCAGTCACAAGCTGCGTGTACTTAAAGCTGGTTGGAAAAATTCAATACATAGGAACTACTAAGCCAATTATTGCAGGGAACTTGATGCGCAAACTTCGAAACAGTCTAATGAGACCAGAGAAGGAGTGTTTGGCGAGTATTGAACAATAG
- a CDS encoding ribosomal subunit interface protein, protein MHVQFSTDKNIEGLEKLSAHVTEVVERALSHCGDRVTRVEVHLGDENGPKGGQHDKRCMMEARLEDHKPLAVTQHAANESQAISGAAGKLARLIESTLAKRSDQQLRRSDPRSPVSDLS, encoded by the coding sequence ATGCATGTTCAGTTCAGCACCGACAAGAACATCGAAGGTCTCGAGAAGCTTTCCGCCCATGTCACGGAGGTGGTGGAGAGGGCGCTGAGTCATTGCGGCGATCGCGTGACGCGCGTCGAAGTCCACCTGGGCGACGAGAATGGCCCCAAGGGTGGCCAGCACGACAAACGCTGCATGATGGAAGCCCGGCTCGAGGATCACAAGCCGCTTGCCGTCACACAGCACGCAGCCAACGAGAGCCAGGCCATCAGCGGCGCGGCGGGCAAACTGGCTCGCCTGATCGAGAGCACTCTCGCCAAGCGCAGCGACCAACAGCTGCGCCGGTCCGACCCCCGCTCCCCGGTTTCCGATCTCTCATGA
- a CDS encoding PspC domain-containing protein, with translation MSAHPTLLQRPRNTRMIAGVVAGLANRTGMDHTMARVIYVVGSIVSVAFPGILVYLLLWLIIPQEPAGPFAD, from the coding sequence ATGTCCGCTCATCCGACTCTCCTGCAACGCCCGCGCAATACGCGCATGATCGCCGGCGTGGTCGCCGGTCTGGCCAACCGCACCGGCATGGATCACACCATGGCCCGCGTGATCTATGTGGTGGGCTCGATCGTCTCGGTGGCGTTTCCGGGAATCCTGGTCTACCTGCTGCTGTGGCTGATCATTCCCCAGGAACCGGCGGGTCCGTTTGCCGACTGA
- a CDS encoding FAD-dependent monooxygenase: protein MVDIRLAPEQAGDEQLCRQAVARVLKVSPARITELRLRKRSLDARQRQIALQLRYEVWVDEAAQPEPPLLPALPAVHAAPRVLVIGSGPAGLFAALSLIEAGLRPVVLERGKDVRARRADLAAIQRRGEVHPDSNYCFGEGGAGTYSDGKLYTRATKRGDVHQVLCTLVAHGAPAEILVEAHPHIGSNRLPAVVRAMRERVLERGGEIRFGSRVTALLRDAGGATAGVRLESGEELDCPAVILATGHSARDVFQLLAAAGVRLEAKAFALGVRIEHSQALINRLQYGDRASDERLPAASYRLATTVEGRGVFSFCMCPGGFIVPAATAPGELVLNGMSLARRDSPFANSGLVVAVEPEDLPGDDPCRGLEFQSRVEVAAWQAGGGTQCAPAQRARDFVAGKVSRALPATSYHPGATSVPLETVLPESIARRLRHALQDFERQRPGYLAEEALLLATESRTSSPVRIPRDPASLAHPDVPGLYPCGEGAGYAGGIVSAAIDGNKVARAVAAFMGR, encoded by the coding sequence ATGGTCGATATCCGGCTTGCCCCCGAGCAGGCGGGCGACGAGCAGCTTTGCCGCCAGGCCGTGGCCCGCGTGTTGAAGGTGAGCCCCGCCCGGATCACGGAACTGCGGCTGCGCAAGCGCAGTCTGGACGCGCGCCAGCGCCAGATCGCGCTGCAGTTGCGCTATGAGGTCTGGGTGGACGAAGCCGCGCAGCCCGAACCGCCCTTGCTGCCCGCGCTGCCCGCCGTGCATGCGGCCCCGCGCGTGCTGGTGATCGGGTCCGGCCCCGCGGGGCTCTTCGCGGCCCTGAGCCTGATTGAGGCCGGCCTGCGCCCCGTGGTGCTCGAACGGGGCAAGGATGTGCGCGCACGGCGGGCCGACCTGGCCGCGATCCAGCGCCGGGGCGAGGTGCATCCCGACAGCAACTACTGTTTCGGTGAGGGCGGAGCCGGCACCTACTCCGACGGCAAGCTCTACACGCGCGCCACCAAACGCGGCGACGTGCACCAGGTGCTCTGCACGCTGGTGGCTCACGGAGCCCCCGCGGAAATTCTGGTGGAAGCCCATCCTCACATCGGTTCGAATCGCCTGCCCGCCGTGGTGCGCGCCATGCGCGAGCGGGTGCTGGAGCGCGGCGGCGAGATCCGCTTCGGCAGCCGGGTCACTGCGCTGCTGCGGGATGCGGGGGGCGCCACCGCCGGGGTGCGGCTGGAATCGGGTGAGGAACTGGACTGCCCGGCTGTGATCCTGGCCACCGGGCACTCGGCCCGGGATGTGTTTCAGCTGCTGGCGGCCGCCGGAGTGCGGCTGGAGGCCAAAGCCTTTGCCCTGGGAGTGCGCATCGAGCATTCCCAGGCCCTGATCAATCGTCTGCAGTACGGCGACCGGGCCAGCGACGAGCGCCTGCCCGCGGCCTCCTACCGTCTGGCCACCACCGTGGAAGGCCGGGGCGTCTTCAGTTTCTGCATGTGCCCCGGGGGCTTCATCGTGCCCGCCGCCACAGCCCCCGGCGAACTGGTGCTCAATGGGATGAGCCTGGCCCGCCGGGACTCGCCCTTCGCCAATTCCGGACTGGTGGTGGCCGTGGAACCCGAGGACCTGCCGGGCGACGACCCCTGCCGCGGTCTGGAGTTCCAGAGCCGCGTGGAAGTGGCGGCCTGGCAGGCCGGAGGCGGCACCCAGTGCGCGCCCGCCCAGCGGGCCCGGGATTTCGTGGCGGGCAAGGTCAGCCGCGCGCTGCCTGCCACCAGTTATCACCCGGGGGCCACCTCGGTGCCGCTGGAAACCGTGCTGCCCGAGAGCATCGCGCGCCGCCTGCGCCATGCCCTGCAGGATTTCGAGCGCCAGCGCCCGGGCTATCTGGCGGAGGAGGCCCTGCTGCTGGCCACCGAGTCGCGCACCAGTTCACCGGTGCGCATCCCGCGGGACCCCGCCAGCCTGGCCCATCCGGATGTGCCCGGGCTCTATCCCTGCGGCGAAGGTGCGGGCTACGCGGGCGGCATCGTGAGCGCGGCCATCGACGGCAACAAGGTGGCCAGGGCCGTGGCGGCCTTCATGGGGCGCTGA